The following coding sequences are from one Lolium rigidum isolate FL_2022 chromosome 6, APGP_CSIRO_Lrig_0.1, whole genome shotgun sequence window:
- the LOC124668341 gene encoding phospholipase A1-II 1 isoform X1: MSSLRGFGNIARKWRELNGVNYWKGLLDPLDVDLRKNIINYGELSQAAYTGLNRERRSRYAGSCLFRRKDFLSRVDVSNPNLYEITKFIYAMCTVSLPDGFMVKSLSKAAWSKQSNWIGFVAVATDEGKEVLGRRDVVVAWRGTIRMLEWMDDLDISLAPASEIVLPGSADDPRVHGGWLSVYTSTDPGSQYNKQSARYQVLNEIKRLQEVYKQEETSITITGHSLGAALATISATDIVSNGYNKSCPVSAFVFGSPRVGNSDFQKAFDGAEDLRLLRVRNSPDVVPNWPKLGYSDCGTELMIDTGESPYIKTPGNPLTWHDMECYMHGVAGTQGSNGGFELEVDRDIALVNKHEDALKHEYSIPSSWWVVENKGMVKGKDGRWHLADHEDDD; this comes from the exons ATGAGTTCTCTAAGAGGGTTTGGAAATATTGCCAGAAAATGGAGAGAACTCAACGGTGTGAATTACTGGAAGGGGCTACTTGATCCTCTTGACGTCGACCTCCGGAAGAATATCATCAACTACGGTGAGCTCTCACAGGCAGCCTACACTGGGCTCAACAGAGAGAGAAGATCAAGGTACGCTGGGTCTTGCCTCTTCAGACGCAAGGACTTCCTCAGCAGGGTAGATGTATCAAACCCTAATCTATATGAGATTACAAAGTTCATATATGCAATGTGTACGGTCAGCTTGCCTGATGGGTTCATGGTGAAGTCATTGTCAAAGGCTGCATGGAGCAAGCAGTCAAATTGGATAGGGTTTGTTGCTGTGGCCACCGATGAGGGTAAGGAAGTGCTTGGGAGGCGGGATGTGGTGGTGGCATGGCGTGGGACAATACGGATGCTAGAATGGATGGATGACCTTGATATTTCCTTGGCGCCTGCTTCAGAAATAGTTCTTCCAGGCAGCGCTGACGACCCCCGTGTTCATGGAGGGTGGTTGTCTGTCTACACGAGTACTGACCCAGGGTCTCAGTACAACAAACAGAGTGCACGCTATCAG GTGTTGAACGAGATCAAAAGGTTACAGGAGGTGTACAAGCAAGAGGAGACCAGCATCACCATTACAGGCCACAGCCTTGGGGCTGCTCTTGCCACCATCAGTGCCACTGACATCGTCTCCAATGGCTATAACAAGAGCTGCCCGGTCTCGGCCTTCGTGTTCGGTAGCCCTAGAGTGGGCAACTCCGACTTCCAGAAAGCATTTGACGGTGCAGAAGACTTAAGGCTGCTCCGTGTTCGGAACTCCCCTGATGTGGTCCCAAACTGGCCAAAGCTAGGATACAGCGATTGCGGCACAGAGCTCATGATCGACACAGGGGAATCaccctacatcaaaacccctgggAACCCGTTAACATGGCATGACATGGAGTGCTACATGCATGGTGTTGCTGGGACACAGGGGAGCAATGGAGGGTTTGAGTTGGAGGTTGATCGAGACATCGCATTGGTAAATAAACATGAAGATGCACTGAAGCACGAGTATTCAATTCCATCATCTTGGTGGGTGGTAGAGAACAAAGGTATGGTGAAAGGCAAGGATGGCCGGTGGCATCTGGCCGACCATGAGGATGATGACTGA
- the LOC124668341 gene encoding phospholipase A1-II 1 isoform X2, with amino-acid sequence MSSLRGFGNIARKWRELNGVNYWKGLLDPLDVDLRKNIINYGELSQAAYTGLNRERRSSLPDGFMVKSLSKAAWSKQSNWIGFVAVATDEGKEVLGRRDVVVAWRGTIRMLEWMDDLDISLAPASEIVLPGSADDPRVHGGWLSVYTSTDPGSQYNKQSARYQVLNEIKRLQEVYKQEETSITITGHSLGAALATISATDIVSNGYNKSCPVSAFVFGSPRVGNSDFQKAFDGAEDLRLLRVRNSPDVVPNWPKLGYSDCGTELMIDTGESPYIKTPGNPLTWHDMECYMHGVAGTQGSNGGFELEVDRDIALVNKHEDALKHEYSIPSSWWVVENKGMVKGKDGRWHLADHEDDD; translated from the exons ATGAGTTCTCTAAGAGGGTTTGGAAATATTGCCAGAAAATGGAGAGAACTCAACGGTGTGAATTACTGGAAGGGGCTACTTGATCCTCTTGACGTCGACCTCCGGAAGAATATCATCAACTACGGTGAGCTCTCACAGGCAGCCTACACTGGGCTCAACAGAGAGAGAAGATCAAG CTTGCCTGATGGGTTCATGGTGAAGTCATTGTCAAAGGCTGCATGGAGCAAGCAGTCAAATTGGATAGGGTTTGTTGCTGTGGCCACCGATGAGGGTAAGGAAGTGCTTGGGAGGCGGGATGTGGTGGTGGCATGGCGTGGGACAATACGGATGCTAGAATGGATGGATGACCTTGATATTTCCTTGGCGCCTGCTTCAGAAATAGTTCTTCCAGGCAGCGCTGACGACCCCCGTGTTCATGGAGGGTGGTTGTCTGTCTACACGAGTACTGACCCAGGGTCTCAGTACAACAAACAGAGTGCACGCTATCAG GTGTTGAACGAGATCAAAAGGTTACAGGAGGTGTACAAGCAAGAGGAGACCAGCATCACCATTACAGGCCACAGCCTTGGGGCTGCTCTTGCCACCATCAGTGCCACTGACATCGTCTCCAATGGCTATAACAAGAGCTGCCCGGTCTCGGCCTTCGTGTTCGGTAGCCCTAGAGTGGGCAACTCCGACTTCCAGAAAGCATTTGACGGTGCAGAAGACTTAAGGCTGCTCCGTGTTCGGAACTCCCCTGATGTGGTCCCAAACTGGCCAAAGCTAGGATACAGCGATTGCGGCACAGAGCTCATGATCGACACAGGGGAATCaccctacatcaaaacccctgggAACCCGTTAACATGGCATGACATGGAGTGCTACATGCATGGTGTTGCTGGGACACAGGGGAGCAATGGAGGGTTTGAGTTGGAGGTTGATCGAGACATCGCATTGGTAAATAAACATGAAGATGCACTGAAGCACGAGTATTCAATTCCATCATCTTGGTGGGTGGTAGAGAACAAAGGTATGGTGAAAGGCAAGGATGGCCGGTGGCATCTGGCCGACCATGAGGATGATGACTGA
- the LOC124663425 gene encoding GDSL esterase/lipase At1g28600-like has translation MGSFMGQYPTSLPVVLLVSAVLLLNADLGLCGCFKRIFSFGDSIIDTGNGAYAGGNNPGPIAQLPYGMTYFHQPTGRVSDGRVIVDFYAQALGLPLLPPSMPEAGTGQFPTGANFAVFGSLALSPDYYKTKYNFTMPMPWCLDRQLDSFKMVLARIAPGEAATKSLLGESLVVMGEIGGNDYNFWFSARRSREIADKYLPDVVARIGAGVQEVIGLGARTVLVPGNFPIGCVPAYLSGFRTDNSADYDEFRCLRWFNDFSQRHNQALKQEISRLRANNPGAKIIYADYYGAAMEFVRNPHNHGIDDPLVACCGGAGPYHTGKSCNNTATIWGDPAKFASWDQIHMTEKAYSVIADGVLNGSYADSSLLHAC, from the exons ATGGGGAGTTTCATGGGCCAGTATCCAACTTCCCtgcccgtcgtcctcctcgtctctGCTGTTCTGCTGCTTAACGCTGACCTAGGATTGTGTGGCTGCTTCAAGCGCATCTTCTCCTTCGGCGACTCCATCATCGACACTGGCAACGGTGCTTATGCAGGCGGCAACAACCCTGGCCCGATCGCACAACTCCCTTATGGAATGACCTACTTCCACCAGCCCACTGGCCGCGTATCTGACGGGCGTGTCATCGTCGATTTCTACG CTCAAGCGCTGGGGCTGCCACTGCTGCCACCGAGCATGCCTGAGGCGGGCACAGGGCAGTTTCCAACCGGCGCCAACTTTGCTGTGTTCGGCTCCCTGGCGCTGTCCCCGGACTACTACAAGACCAAGTATAACTTCACGATGCCGATGCCTTGGTGCCTCGACCGTCAGCTCGATTCCTTCAAGATGGTGCTCGCCAGGATAGCTCCGGGAGAAG CTGCCACCAAGAGTCTCCTTGGCGAGTCCCTCGTCGTGATGGGCGAGATCGGCGGCAACGACTACAACTTCTGGTTCTCTGCTCGGCGCAGCCGTGAGATCGCCGACAAGTACTTGCCCGATGTGGTCGCCCGCATAGGCGCCGGCGTCCAGGAGGTGATCGGCCTCGGCGCTAGGAccgtactcgtcccgggcaacttCCCCATCGGATGCGTGCCGGCTTACCTGAGCGGTTTCAGGACAGACAACTCCGCGGATTACGACGAGTTCCGCTGCCTCAGGTGGTTCAACGATTTCTCCCAGAGGCACAACCAGGCGCTGAAGCAGGAGATTAGCCGGCTCAGGGCGAACAACCCTGGCGCGAAGATCATCTACGCTGACTACTACGGCGCCGCCATGGAATTCGTTAGGAATCCCCATAACCATG GTATCGATGACCCTCTCGTGGCATGCTGTGGCGGCGCCGGCCCGTACCATACCGGCAAGTCGTGCAACAACACGGCCACCATCTGGGGTGACCCTGCCAAGTTTGCCAGCTGGGACCAGATCCACATGACGGAGAAGGCGTATAGCGTCATCGCCGATGGGGTGTTGAACGGCTCCTACGCGGACTCGTCGTTGCTCCACGCTTGCTAG
- the LOC124668340 gene encoding putative pentatricopeptide repeat-containing protein At5g52630 translates to MPPPLPPLGAAPACARSLAELLVALSAARALPKGQQLHGHLLKAGHLPAAASSHALLAHHLLTFYARCSLPDLSLRAFLDLPAPPSAAAWSSLISSFAQNGLPAAAFHAFRRMLAAGVPPTDRSIPSAAKAVAAAADSSRPALAPHALHGLASKTPFAADVFVGSALLDMYAKCGNLPDASRLFDEMPDRNVVSWSALIGGYADAGMHHASLLIFRSALAEAVQVNDFTVSCIVRVCAAATLFELGAQVHARSIKTALDASPFVGSSLVSLYSKCGLVDCAYRVFSAASERNLGIWNAVLIASAQHGHTAMAFQRFTEMQTAGFRPNYITFLCLLSACSHAGLVDQGKRYFSLMKKEHSIEPQAEHYAAMVDLLGRVGRIPEALDLIESMPMEPPDSVWGALLMACRMFKDADTAAIAAKRLFETGSRSSGAHMLLSSTYAAAGRHVDAALARKAMRDAGVRKETGLSWLEAAGEVHTFVSNCRRHPRSTEIYSLLEKVGAKMEAAGYVADTAAVVKDVDRDEKRATLGYHSERLAIGLGLLIVPEGVPIRVMKNLRVCDDCHNAVKYLSKCTGRVVVLRDNRRFHRFEDGVCSCGDFW, encoded by the coding sequence ATGCCTCCGCCATTGCCGCCGCTCGGCGCGGCTCCTGCGTGCGCGCGGTCGCTGGCGGAGCTCCTGGTCGCCCTCTCCGCCGCCCGCGCACTCCCCAAAGGGCAGCAGCTCCACGGCCACCTCCTcaaggccggccacctccccgccgccgcctcctcccacgcgctGCTCGCCCACCACCTCCTCACCTTCTACGCCCGCTGCTCGCTCCCCGACCTCTCCCTCCGCGCCTTCCTCGACCTCCCCgccccgccctccgccgccgcctggtcctccctcatttcctccttcGCCCAGAacggcctccccgccgccgccttccacgcCTTCCGCCGCATGCTCGCCGCCGGCGTCCCACCCACCGACCGCTCCATCCCCTCCGCCGccaaggccgtcgccgccgccgccgactcgTCGCGCCCCGCGCTCGCCCCGCACGCGCTCCACGGCCTCGCCTCCAAGACGCCCTTCGCCGCCGACGTCTTCGTCGGGTCCGCCCTCCTCGACATGTACGCCAAGTGCGGCAACCTCCCCGACGCCAGCaggctgttcgacgaaatgccggaCCGGAACGTCGTCTCCTGGTCCGCGCTCATCGGCGGCTACGCGGACGCCGGGATGCACCATGCGTCCCTGCTCATCTTCCGCTCCGCCCTCGCGGAGGCCGTGCAGGTCAACGACTTCACCGTCTCCTGCAtcgtccgcgtctgcgccgcggcGACACTCTTCGAGCTCGGGGCTCAGGTGCACGCCCGGTCCATCAAAACAGCGCTCGACGCGTCGCCGTTCGTCGGCAGCTCGCTCGTTTCGCTCTACTCAAAGTGCGGCCTCGTCGACTGCGCTTACCGGGTGTTCAGCGCAGCGTCCGAGAGAAACCTCGGGATCTGGAACGCGGTGCTTATCGCGTCTGCGCAGCACGGCCACACCGCCATGGCGTTCCAGCGTTTCACGGAGATGCAGACCGCCGGGTTCCGCCCCAACTACATCACCTTCCTGTGCCTGCTCAGCGCGTGCAGCCACGCTGGTCTCGTGGACCAGGGCAAGCGCTACTTCTCCCTCATGAAGAAAGAACACAGCATCGAGCCGCAGGCCGAGCATTACGCCGCGATGGTCGACCTGCTTGGCCGCGTAGGACGTATACCTGAAGCGCTGGACCTTATTGAGTCGATGCCCATGGAACCGCCTGACTCTGTTTGGGGCGCGCTCCTCATGGCATGCCGCATGTTCAAGGACGCCGACACCGCGGCGATCGCTGCGAAGCGGCTCTTTGAGACTGGCTCCCGCAGCTCTGGCGCGCACATGCTCCTGTCAAGCACGTATGCAGCTGCGGGAAGGCACGTCGATGCAGCGCTCGCAAGGAAGGCGATGCGTGATGCGGGCGTGCGGAAGGAGACTGGACTTAGCTGGCTTGAGGCTGCAGGGGAGGTGCATACCTTTGTGTCCAACTGCAGGAGACACCCGAGAAGCACCGAAATCTATAGCTTGCTGGAGAAAGTAGGCGCGAAGATGGAGGCCGCTGGTTATGTGGCAGACACCGCTGCGGTGGTTAAGGATGTCGACAGGGATGAGAAGCGTGCCACGCTGGGGTATCACAGCGAAAGGCTAGCGATTGGGTTGGGGCTTTTGATTGTTCCGGAAGGCGTGCCGATCCGAGTTATGAAGAACTTACGAGTGTGTGATGATTGTCACAATGCAGTTAAGTATCTCAGCAAGTGTACTGGAAGAGTTGTGGTTCTCAGAGATAACCGCCGGTTCCACCGGTTTGAAGATGGGGTGTGTTCTTGTGGGGATTTCTGGTGA